In Nitrosococcus oceani ATCC 19707, the following proteins share a genomic window:
- a CDS encoding MlaA family lipoprotein gives MNYTFIMALWAKLTLLGILLGLSAGCATNATYDASHDPFEGFNRAIYKFNDTADRYVMKPIAKGYDKVVPTPVDKSITNFFSNLHDLVVGVNSIFQGKFHQGLTDFARFLANSTVGIGGLFDVATSGGMVKHDEDFGQTLGVWGFNTGPYLVLPLLGPSNIRDGIGLGVDVLAWPVTYIGNTGIGLGLAGLRTVDLRADLLEATDILKEAALDPYVYTREAFLQRRKFLVHDGKIPKEEVPEEEFEFDEEEEISEEPAEPSAPFPPYFPGH, from the coding sequence ATGAACTATACATTTATAATGGCACTATGGGCCAAGCTCACGCTACTAGGAATACTCCTCGGCTTATCAGCTGGCTGCGCGACTAATGCTACCTATGATGCCTCCCATGACCCCTTTGAAGGCTTTAACCGCGCCATTTATAAATTTAATGATACCGCCGACCGCTATGTCATGAAGCCCATTGCAAAGGGCTATGATAAAGTCGTGCCTACCCCGGTTGACAAAAGTATTACTAATTTTTTTAGCAATCTTCATGATTTGGTTGTTGGCGTAAACAGCATCTTTCAAGGTAAATTCCACCAGGGACTAACAGATTTTGCTCGATTCCTAGCAAATAGCACTGTGGGGATTGGCGGTCTGTTTGATGTGGCTACTTCTGGCGGCATGGTTAAACACGACGAAGATTTTGGACAAACCCTAGGAGTCTGGGGATTTAATACTGGCCCTTATTTGGTTTTACCCCTCCTTGGGCCCAGTAATATTCGAGATGGAATAGGGCTGGGAGTCGATGTGCTAGCCTGGCCTGTCACCTATATAGGAAATACCGGGATAGGGTTAGGGCTAGCAGGATTACGGACCGTGGATCTCCGGGCGGATTTGCTTGAGGCGACCGATATTCTAAAGGAAGCCGCCCTAGATCCCTATGTCTATACCCGGGAAGCCTTTCTGCAGCGTCGTAAATTCCTGGTACACGACGGCAAAATACCTAAGGAAGAAGTACCTGAAGAGGAATTCGAATTCGATGAGGAAGAAGAGATATCTGAGGAACCTGCAGAGCCTTCTGCCCCATTTCCTCCTTATTTTCCAGGCCATTAA
- a CDS encoding HPr kinase/phosphorylase-related protein — translation MTSHGVLLVIFDCGVLLTGENSVGKSSLALELIRRGHRLIADDAPLFQRTAAARLVGSCPHLLQDFLAVPGLGAINIRAIYGDQTIAAQHLLDLVIHLIPSKPIEPLTRNLGQWEQLNVKVPEITLPLMDTMQPATVIETAVQDHQLRIKGYDALLELQQRQQELLNPLSPR, via the coding sequence ATGACAAGCCATGGCGTACTGCTCGTAATATTTGACTGCGGCGTTCTATTAACGGGGGAAAACAGTGTTGGTAAAAGCAGCCTAGCGTTAGAATTAATCAGACGGGGGCATCGTTTAATAGCAGACGATGCTCCCCTCTTTCAGCGCACGGCGGCAGCCCGATTAGTGGGTAGTTGCCCCCACCTATTGCAAGATTTTCTTGCTGTACCTGGCTTAGGCGCCATCAATATTCGTGCTATCTATGGCGATCAAACCATTGCCGCGCAGCACCTTCTTGATCTCGTCATCCATCTTATCCCTAGCAAACCCATCGAGCCCCTCACCCGCAACCTAGGCCAATGGGAGCAGTTAAACGTGAAGGTACCTGAGATCACCCTGCCCCTAATGGACACTATGCAGCCAGCCACGGTGATAGAAACGGCAGTCCAAGATCATCAGTTACGGATTAAAGGTTACGATGCATTACTTGAGCTACAGCAGCGGCAACAGGAGCTGCTTAACCCCCTCTCACCCAGGTAA
- the hpf gene encoding ribosome hibernation-promoting factor, HPF/YfiA family: MQVNITGNRIEITQALRSYIENKCERLERHFDQLIHLHIVLSVEKMRQKAEATLHLSGANVVASAEDEDMYAAIDDLTDKLDRQIKKHREKLTDHRRSEGIMKKQQQG; this comes from the coding sequence ATGCAAGTAAATATCACTGGCAACCGCATTGAAATTACGCAAGCGCTACGCAGCTATATAGAAAATAAGTGCGAGCGTTTAGAACGTCACTTTGACCAATTGATTCATCTTCATATAGTCCTCAGTGTTGAAAAAATGAGGCAGAAAGCGGAGGCAACCCTGCATCTTAGTGGTGCCAATGTGGTCGCTTCTGCTGAGGACGAAGATATGTATGCAGCCATAGATGATCTGACCGACAAACTAGATCGGCAAATAAAAAAGCACCGGGAAAAGCTAACCGACCATCGCCGTAGCGAGGGAATAATGAAAAAACAGCAACAAGGATAG
- the kdsC gene encoding 3-deoxy-manno-octulosonate-8-phosphatase KdsC — protein MHEVFAKASAIRLALFDVDGVLTDGGLYLDDNGQEYKVFHSRDGHGMKMLQHTGVKIGIITGRTSRVVEYRMENLGITLVYQGQKIKLPAYEHLLEKLNLQPHETAYVGDDVVDLAIMRRVGLAIAVQDAHPLVKQHAHWITPHLGGKGAARDVCELIMEAQGTLKAQLEKYY, from the coding sequence ATGCATGAGGTATTTGCCAAAGCCTCGGCTATAAGACTCGCCCTTTTCGATGTAGATGGCGTACTCACCGATGGTGGCCTTTATCTTGACGATAATGGTCAGGAGTACAAAGTTTTTCATTCTCGCGATGGTCACGGCATGAAAATGCTGCAACATACAGGAGTTAAAATTGGAATTATTACGGGCCGGACTTCCCGTGTAGTCGAATACCGTATGGAAAATCTTGGAATTACTTTAGTGTACCAAGGCCAAAAGATTAAGCTCCCTGCCTACGAGCATCTGCTTGAGAAACTTAACCTTCAACCCCATGAGACTGCCTATGTGGGCGATGATGTAGTGGACTTGGCTATTATGCGGCGAGTGGGACTCGCCATCGCAGTCCAGGATGCTCATCCGCTAGTCAAGCAGCACGCCCACTGGATTACTCCCCACCTTGGCGGCAAAGGTGCTGCGCGGGATGTCTGCGAGCTTATTATGGAGGCTCAAGGAACGCTTAAAGCCCAGCTGGAGAAATATTATTAA
- the rapZ gene encoding RNase adapter RapZ: MKLHIISGVSGSGKSIALHALEDRDYYCIDNLPIYLLPTFAKRMQRDARQLRAAIGIDARNLPQELRQFPQILEEIERAGVHCHIIFLDASDTTLLKRFSETRRKHPLSHIPLAEAIHCERALLGTIAEKADLRIDTTCTTIHQLRDLISERIGDDARPGMSLLFQSFGYKHGVPLDADFVFDVRCLPNPHWEPHLRPLSGRDSEVIAYLKRHETVTQMQQDLITFLQHWLQRFQNTNRSYLTVAIGCTGGQHRSVYLAEQLKAHFHSLHARVLCRHRELS; encoded by the coding sequence ATGAAATTGCATATTATCAGTGGTGTATCGGGATCAGGCAAAAGCATCGCCCTCCATGCCTTAGAAGATCGGGATTACTATTGCATTGATAACCTGCCTATCTACCTTCTTCCCACTTTTGCCAAAAGAATGCAGCGGGACGCTCGTCAACTCCGTGCCGCTATCGGTATTGATGCCCGCAATCTCCCCCAAGAATTACGACAGTTTCCGCAGATCCTAGAGGAAATAGAAAGAGCTGGAGTCCACTGTCATATCATTTTTCTTGATGCCAGTGATACGACACTTCTTAAACGCTTTAGCGAAACCCGTCGCAAACATCCATTAAGCCATATTCCCCTAGCCGAGGCAATCCACTGTGAGCGGGCTCTATTAGGGACCATTGCTGAAAAGGCCGATCTCAGGATCGACACCACCTGTACCACGATACATCAGCTCCGAGACTTAATTAGCGAACGAATCGGCGATGATGCGCGTCCAGGGATGTCCCTATTGTTCCAATCTTTTGGCTATAAACATGGGGTTCCCCTCGACGCTGATTTTGTGTTTGATGTTCGCTGCCTTCCCAACCCCCATTGGGAACCCCATTTACGTCCCTTAAGTGGTCGTGACTCAGAAGTAATTGCCTACCTCAAGCGTCATGAGACAGTCACCCAAATGCAGCAGGACTTGATTACCTTCCTGCAACATTGGCTGCAACGGTTTCAAAACACCAATCGCAGTTACTTGACTGTTGCTATCGGATGTACAGGGGGGCAGCATCGTTCAGTTTATTTAGCCGAGCAGCTCAAAGCCCATTTCCACTCTCTGCATGCTCGAGTACTTTGCCGCCACCGGGAATTATCATGA
- a CDS encoding PTS sugar transporter subunit IIA, whose amino-acid sequence MTVGVLIITHGNIGSSLLDTTNDMLGSCPLQLKILRVTRASHPDALRQQTKEMINCLNTGQGVLILTDMYGSTPSNIACYAADEQQVRVVTGLNLPMLIRVLNYPFLSLTKLAEKAISGGREGVYTCLTTNEGTE is encoded by the coding sequence ATGACTGTTGGCGTGCTAATCATCACTCACGGCAATATTGGCTCATCCCTATTAGATACGACCAATGACATGCTGGGAAGCTGTCCCCTCCAGCTCAAAATACTCCGAGTTACCCGCGCTTCTCACCCTGATGCCTTACGGCAACAAACAAAAGAGATGATAAACTGCTTAAACACGGGCCAGGGGGTTTTAATACTCACCGATATGTATGGTTCCACCCCCAGCAACATCGCCTGCTACGCAGCGGATGAGCAGCAGGTACGGGTCGTTACAGGTCTGAACTTACCGATGCTGATACGGGTACTGAATTACCCATTTTTAAGCCTCACTAAGCTAGCAGAAAAAGCAATAAGCGGCGGGCGTGAAGGAGTTTACACCTGCCTTACCACAAATGAGGGCACAGAATGA
- a CDS encoding ABC transporter ATP-binding protein has translation MSAELDTPLVKIRGLHFSHGNRPIFKGVDIDIQRGKVTTIMGPSGTGKTTLLRLIGGQLSPDAGTVEVDGHQVSALSSGELYALRQRIGMLFQTGALLTGLSVFDNVAFPLREHTRLSEAMIHDLVLIKLQAVGLRCARQLMPSELSGGMARRVALARAVALDPMMIMYDEPFTGQDPISMGTLVQLIRLLNDALGLTSIIVSHDVQEATLISDYIYILSGGRVVEHGTPSEIDRSCSAAVKQFMRGLPDGPVPFHYPGRDYAEDLLDMEKSPPTRSLGRLKYLLRRHAAPEVL, from the coding sequence ATGAGTGCAGAACTGGATACCCCGCTAGTCAAGATCCGAGGGCTACATTTTTCCCACGGAAATCGCCCTATTTTCAAGGGGGTAGATATTGACATTCAGCGAGGTAAAGTGACCACCATTATGGGGCCCAGCGGGACAGGTAAAACCACGCTCCTACGCTTGATTGGGGGGCAACTATCTCCTGATGCAGGGACGGTGGAAGTCGATGGTCATCAGGTTTCTGCGCTATCCAGTGGGGAGCTTTATGCTTTGCGTCAACGTATAGGGATGTTGTTTCAAACAGGTGCTTTACTTACTGGTCTCTCGGTGTTTGATAATGTCGCTTTCCCATTGCGAGAGCATACTCGTTTATCCGAGGCCATGATCCATGATCTGGTGCTTATCAAGCTTCAGGCCGTGGGGCTGCGTTGTGCCCGCCAGCTCATGCCTAGCGAGCTTTCTGGGGGTATGGCCCGGCGGGTAGCATTAGCGCGGGCGGTTGCATTAGATCCTATGATGATCATGTACGATGAGCCTTTTACAGGCCAAGATCCCATCTCCATGGGTACTCTGGTACAGCTTATTCGTTTGCTCAACGATGCTCTTGGACTAACGAGTATTATTGTTTCTCATGATGTCCAGGAGGCAACTCTTATATCGGATTATATTTACATCTTATCAGGGGGACGAGTAGTGGAGCATGGCACGCCTAGCGAGATTGATCGTTCTTGTTCTGCGGCTGTTAAGCAGTTCATGCGAGGGTTGCCTGATGGGCCAGTGCCATTTCACTACCCCGGCAGGGACTACGCTGAAGACCTATTGGATATGGAGAAATCCCCCCCAACCCGTTCTCTAGGGCGTTTAAAATACCTGCTGAGGCGGCATGCCGCACCGGAGGTATTGTGA
- a CDS encoding KpsF/GutQ family sugar-phosphate isomerase — protein MPVAYNDDMDKRLIQLGAAVIDTEAHAIAALRTRINGNFAAACKYMLACEGRIVILGMGKSGHIGGKIAATLASTGTPAFFVHPGEASHGDLGMITEKDVVLALSNSGETEEICTILPLIKRLGVPLIALTGQPRSTLGKVADIHIDISVEKEACPLGLAPTASSTATLAMGDALAIALLESRGFTAEDFARSHPGGRLGRRLLLRISDIMHKGEEIPAIPENVLLSSALLEMTRKGLGMTAVVNAQNHAVGIFTDGDLRRALDQGIDVHITPIAKIMTANCKTLGPDLLAAEALQIMQRHRINALLVVDTEQRLIGALNMHDLLRAGVL, from the coding sequence ATGCCTGTTGCATACAATGATGATATGGATAAGCGGCTTATTCAACTAGGAGCGGCTGTTATCGACACTGAGGCCCATGCGATAGCAGCGCTACGAACGCGAATCAATGGGAACTTTGCTGCCGCCTGTAAATACATGCTGGCATGCGAAGGCCGTATCGTTATATTAGGGATGGGTAAATCAGGCCATATTGGCGGCAAAATTGCCGCTACTCTTGCCAGTACGGGTACGCCAGCTTTTTTCGTCCACCCTGGTGAGGCCAGCCACGGGGATCTGGGTATGATTACCGAAAAGGATGTGGTACTAGCACTGTCAAATTCTGGAGAGACGGAAGAAATCTGTACGATTCTCCCTCTCATCAAACGCTTAGGCGTTCCACTGATTGCCTTAACTGGCCAGCCCCGGTCAACTCTAGGAAAGGTTGCTGACATCCACATCGATATTAGCGTCGAAAAAGAAGCCTGCCCTCTCGGACTAGCGCCGACGGCCAGCAGCACAGCAACTTTAGCCATGGGCGATGCCCTGGCCATTGCCTTGCTGGAAAGCCGGGGGTTCACTGCAGAGGATTTTGCTCGTTCCCATCCGGGCGGTCGTCTGGGGCGCCGCCTCTTACTTCGCATTAGCGATATCATGCATAAAGGCGAGGAAATTCCGGCTATCCCAGAAAATGTGCTATTGAGCAGCGCTTTGCTAGAAATGACTCGCAAAGGGTTAGGAATGACGGCTGTGGTCAATGCTCAAAACCACGCCGTAGGAATCTTTACCGATGGCGATTTGCGTCGCGCTCTTGATCAGGGAATCGATGTCCATATTACCCCAATTGCCAAAATCATGACCGCCAATTGTAAAACCCTAGGTCCGGATCTGCTCGCCGCTGAAGCGTTGCAAATAATGCAGCGTCATCGTATTAATGCACTCCTCGTAGTAGACACTGAGCAACGCTTAATTGGCGCCCTCAATATGCATGATTTGCTTCGAGCCGGTGTCTTGTAA
- a CDS encoding RNA polymerase factor sigma-54, translating into MKTSLQLRLGQQLTMTPQLQQAIRLLQLSTLELQTEIQQALESNPLLEQNEEGQEPLEADGLKNEALDSEGSELTTSLAQETIPEELPVDTSWNDIYDSLPLPAASGNESSPDLENQDKGGETLQEHLLWQAHLAITNEKDFVIAATIIDSINEEGYLCSTFEEIQESLGKDIEVELDEIEVILHQIQNFEPSGVGARDLAECLLLQLKQYPPTTPWLKEAKLLLSQHLITLGKRDYMQLMRVMKLLEQELQAVIHLIQSLNPRPGHQIQPSKTEYVVPDIYVTKHKGCWQVELNPDTAPRLRVNSQYASLIKRADDSLANSYLKNQLQEARWFLKSLHSRNETLLKVTCCIVERQQGFLEHGEEAMRPLVLHDIAEAVSMHESTISRVTTNKYMHTPRGIYELKYFFSSHVATSSGGECSATAIRALIKKLIAAEKPRQPLSDSKIAQILAEQGIKVARRTIAKYRENLSIPPSNERKRLI; encoded by the coding sequence ATGAAAACATCTCTTCAGTTACGCCTTGGGCAACAACTGACGATGACGCCCCAGTTGCAGCAAGCTATTCGTCTGTTGCAACTTTCAACCTTGGAACTACAAACCGAGATCCAGCAGGCATTAGAGTCTAATCCTCTGCTTGAGCAGAACGAAGAGGGGCAGGAGCCTTTAGAAGCCGATGGCTTAAAGAACGAAGCCCTTGATTCTGAAGGCAGTGAGTTAACTACTTCACTGGCGCAAGAGACAATCCCAGAGGAATTACCGGTAGACACGAGCTGGAACGATATCTATGACAGTTTACCGTTGCCGGCTGCCTCTGGAAACGAATCTTCACCTGATCTAGAAAACCAAGACAAGGGGGGAGAAACCCTGCAAGAGCACTTGCTATGGCAGGCGCATTTGGCTATCACCAACGAGAAAGATTTTGTCATTGCGGCCACTATCATCGATTCGATTAATGAAGAAGGCTATCTATGCAGTACCTTTGAAGAAATACAAGAAAGTCTAGGAAAGGACATAGAGGTAGAACTTGATGAGATCGAAGTCATATTACACCAGATACAAAACTTCGAGCCTTCTGGAGTTGGCGCACGTGACTTAGCTGAGTGTCTGTTGTTACAACTGAAACAATATCCTCCCACCACCCCTTGGCTAAAAGAAGCCAAGCTGCTCCTGTCCCAACATCTCATAACTCTGGGAAAACGGGACTATATGCAATTGATGCGGGTGATGAAACTATTAGAACAAGAACTACAAGCCGTTATCCATTTAATCCAATCGCTCAATCCACGGCCAGGCCATCAAATACAGCCGAGTAAAACCGAATACGTTGTGCCTGATATCTATGTCACTAAACACAAAGGCTGTTGGCAAGTCGAACTTAACCCCGATACCGCCCCACGCTTACGGGTCAATAGCCAGTATGCTAGTCTTATCAAACGAGCCGACGATAGTCTCGCTAATAGTTATCTCAAAAACCAACTCCAAGAGGCCCGCTGGTTTCTTAAAAGCCTGCATAGCCGCAATGAAACCTTACTTAAAGTCACCTGTTGTATTGTTGAGCGACAGCAGGGTTTCTTGGAACACGGCGAAGAAGCCATGCGTCCTTTAGTGTTACACGATATTGCAGAAGCAGTCTCCATGCATGAATCCACGATTTCTCGAGTCACCACTAACAAATACATGCATACTCCACGGGGAATATATGAACTAAAATACTTTTTTTCCAGCCATGTGGCTACCAGTAGTGGAGGAGAATGTTCCGCAACGGCCATCCGTGCTCTTATCAAGAAATTAATAGCCGCGGAAAAACCTCGCCAACCTCTAAGCGATAGTAAAATCGCCCAAATCTTGGCCGAACAAGGCATTAAAGTGGCGCGGCGTACTATTGCCAAATATCGGGAAAATCTAAGCATACCCCCTTCCAACGAGCGAAAACGCTTGATCTAG
- the lptC gene encoding LPS export ABC transporter periplasmic protein LptC, giving the protein MLIATLTAWELLHEESAYIPRSDLNKRTTDYFMEKFTSTLMDQQGLPLYRLAGTHMAHYLDNDTIEITAPDAVFYQQATARWKVVAERGLTNSQGDEIDLLGEVIIRQLGADSKTSNMKILTQNVRVKPRIKYAETQQPVTLLNSFGKTHSIGARVYLKDGRIELLSQVRGNYDLAPEP; this is encoded by the coding sequence ATGCTTATCGCTACTCTGACAGCCTGGGAGTTATTGCACGAAGAATCCGCGTATATTCCCAGAAGCGATCTGAATAAGCGCACCACCGATTACTTCATGGAGAAATTCACCTCGACGTTAATGGACCAACAAGGCCTACCTCTTTACCGGCTGGCAGGTACTCATATGGCCCACTACCTAGATAACGACACCATAGAAATTACGGCACCAGATGCCGTTTTTTATCAACAGGCTACAGCCCGTTGGAAAGTCGTGGCCGAACGAGGATTAACAAATAGCCAAGGTGATGAAATCGATCTTCTAGGAGAAGTTATTATTCGCCAATTAGGAGCCGATTCAAAAACCAGTAATATGAAGATATTAACCCAAAATGTACGGGTTAAACCACGAATAAAGTATGCTGAAACCCAGCAACCGGTCACTCTGCTAAATAGCTTCGGAAAAACCCATTCCATAGGCGCTCGAGTCTATCTAAAAGATGGACGCATAGAATTATTATCGCAGGTAAGAGGGAACTATGATCTGGCGCCTGAGCCTTAA
- a CDS encoding PTS sugar transporter subunit IIA — protein MQITKLLGSDQVAVGTLASSKKRVLERLSELLARGADNLNATDIFDCLLARERLGSTGLGHGIAIPHARMKGNQHTLAALICLDQGIDFDAVDEQPVDIFCALLVPEESTQIHVQLLARLAEMFRDPELCAYLREAKDPNVLLETLREWERNFAPSNVATK, from the coding sequence ATGCAAATTACCAAGCTCCTTGGCTCCGATCAAGTTGCCGTCGGCACCCTTGCTAGCAGCAAAAAACGGGTTCTAGAACGGCTCAGTGAACTGCTCGCCCGAGGCGCGGATAACCTGAATGCAACGGATATCTTCGACTGCCTGCTTGCTAGGGAACGTCTTGGCAGCACAGGTCTAGGACATGGAATCGCCATCCCCCATGCCCGCATGAAAGGTAATCAACACACTTTAGCGGCTTTGATCTGCTTAGACCAGGGAATTGATTTCGATGCCGTGGATGAACAACCGGTAGATATATTCTGTGCTCTGTTGGTACCTGAAGAGTCAACACAAATCCATGTGCAATTGCTCGCCCGGCTAGCAGAAATGTTTCGTGATCCGGAGCTATGCGCATATCTGCGAGAAGCTAAAGACCCAAATGTTCTCCTGGAAACTCTGAGAGAATGGGAACGGAACTTCGCCCCCTCGAATGTTGCTACAAAGTGA
- the mlaE gene encoding lipid asymmetry maintenance ABC transporter permease subunit MlaE: MIEALLRLGRWGLGTFERLGRGHLFLGQLLLSIATLLLRFPLLITQVYSVGVLTLPIIVVSGAFVGMVLGLQGYNTLVDFGAEESLGVIVSLSLVRELGPVVSALLFAGRAGSALTAEIGLMKATEQLSGMEMMAVDPVRRIAAPRFFAGCFSMPLLAAIFSAVGVLGGYFVGVGLLGVDEGAFWSQMQASTDWKEDVLNGVIKSIVFGIVVTWIAVFEGYDAVPTSDGVGRATTRTVVHSAFAVLALDFVLTALMFGAE; the protein is encoded by the coding sequence GTGATTGAGGCTCTTCTCCGCCTAGGCCGTTGGGGGCTAGGAACTTTTGAGCGTTTGGGCCGGGGCCATCTTTTTCTAGGACAGCTCTTACTCAGTATTGCTACCCTCTTACTGCGTTTTCCCTTGCTAATTACCCAAGTGTATTCAGTAGGCGTCTTAACCCTGCCTATCATTGTGGTATCAGGGGCTTTTGTTGGCATGGTCTTAGGACTTCAAGGCTATAATACGCTAGTTGATTTTGGCGCCGAGGAGTCACTGGGAGTGATTGTCTCGCTTTCTCTGGTTCGAGAGCTGGGGCCAGTGGTCAGTGCTTTGCTTTTTGCGGGGAGGGCGGGTTCTGCGCTCACTGCTGAAATTGGACTTATGAAGGCAACGGAGCAGTTGTCGGGGATGGAGATGATGGCAGTTGATCCTGTGCGCCGAATAGCTGCTCCCCGCTTTTTTGCAGGCTGTTTTTCTATGCCGCTATTGGCGGCGATCTTCAGTGCCGTGGGGGTGTTGGGAGGATATTTCGTGGGAGTAGGATTGTTGGGCGTGGATGAAGGCGCTTTTTGGTCGCAGATGCAAGCTAGTACCGATTGGAAAGAAGACGTGCTCAACGGTGTTATCAAAAGTATTGTTTTTGGAATCGTAGTTACCTGGATAGCTGTTTTTGAAGGTTACGACGCCGTCCCTACCTCTGACGGGGTTGGGCGAGCGACCACCCGCACCGTGGTTCATTCCGCTTTTGCTGTGCTGGCATTGGATTTTGTGCTCACCGCCCTAATGTTTGGAGCCGAATAG
- the lptA gene encoding lipopolysaccharide transport periplasmic protein LptA, with the protein MIWRLSLKLTAVGFIISSNLSIIETALALSSDSEQPIHIEANRGELDDREHVAVYSGNVHLTQGTLRIDSDTLTIYYTPDKKLEKAVAEGQPAWYRQRPDNSNEDIRAKALRMEYHADTATIHLLQKAQVWQGTNEFTGDRIVYDTERDIVRGEGSETGVGRIHVTIHPADDSPSTGESTPENTTSTTSPPENKKNDRQELTDGRTTTWLKLRTGPGTDYPKVALLPPRTQVAILGRQKKWLHIATLVKGESVEGWSHMDFIRLSPKREDNRIVP; encoded by the coding sequence ATGATCTGGCGCCTGAGCCTTAAATTAACTGCTGTTGGGTTTATCATTAGCAGCAACTTAAGTATTATTGAAACCGCCCTGGCCCTATCTAGCGATTCCGAGCAACCCATTCATATTGAAGCTAATCGAGGGGAACTTGATGACCGCGAGCATGTTGCTGTTTACAGTGGCAATGTTCATCTCACCCAGGGAACCCTGCGAATTGACTCTGATACGCTTACTATCTACTACACACCGGACAAAAAGCTTGAAAAGGCCGTTGCCGAAGGGCAGCCCGCCTGGTATCGACAACGGCCTGACAATAGCAATGAGGATATCCGGGCCAAGGCACTGCGGATGGAATACCATGCTGATACTGCGACCATCCATTTGTTGCAGAAAGCCCAGGTTTGGCAGGGCACCAATGAGTTCACGGGTGATCGCATCGTCTATGATACGGAACGCGATATTGTGAGGGGTGAAGGCTCCGAAACAGGAGTGGGACGAATCCATGTCACGATACATCCCGCCGATGATAGCCCATCAACCGGCGAATCTACTCCTGAGAATACAACCTCTACTACCTCGCCCCCGGAAAATAAAAAGAATGATCGCCAGGAACTCACAGATGGGAGAACCACGACTTGGCTCAAGCTGCGTACCGGTCCCGGCACCGACTACCCTAAAGTAGCGCTTCTCCCACCTCGAACCCAGGTGGCAATCTTAGGGCGGCAAAAAAAATGGTTACATATCGCTACTCTGGTCAAGGGCGAATCAGTCGAAGGCTGGAGCCATATGGACTTTATTCGATTATCCCCCAAGCGTGAAGATAACCGCATCGTCCCATGA
- the lptB gene encoding LPS export ABC transporter ATP-binding protein: MSRLSAYHLAKCYQSRWVVKDVSLEISSSQIVGILGPNGAGKTTCFYMLVGLISADRGLISLDHRDITHYPIHRRARLGISYLPQEASVFRKLTVAENIMAIVETRRNLTKPDRKCLVSQLLRELNITHIKNTLGMSLSGGERRRVEIARALAVEPQFILLDEPFAGVDPISVLDIQGIIRHLAERGIGVLITDHNVRETLGICQYAYIVNEGEVIAKGKPQEILDNEQVKEVYLGYNFYL; encoded by the coding sequence ATGAGCAGGCTGTCAGCCTATCACCTTGCTAAGTGCTACCAATCCCGCTGGGTAGTCAAGGATGTTTCTTTAGAGATTTCAAGCAGCCAGATCGTAGGCATCTTAGGTCCTAATGGCGCGGGTAAAACAACATGTTTCTACATGCTAGTTGGCTTAATTTCAGCCGACAGGGGTCTTATTTCTCTAGACCATCGCGATATCACGCATTATCCCATTCATCGCCGTGCTCGACTAGGGATCAGTTATCTTCCCCAAGAAGCTTCGGTTTTCCGCAAGCTGACAGTAGCTGAAAATATTATGGCCATTGTAGAAACTCGACGAAATCTTACAAAACCGGATCGTAAATGCCTTGTGAGCCAGTTACTGCGCGAGCTAAATATCACCCATATAAAAAATACCTTGGGCATGAGTCTCTCAGGCGGAGAGCGGCGGCGTGTTGAAATTGCCCGCGCGTTGGCGGTGGAACCACAGTTTATACTTCTAGACGAACCTTTTGCTGGCGTTGATCCTATTTCAGTACTCGATATTCAGGGTATTATCAGGCACTTAGCAGAACGGGGGATTGGTGTTTTGATTACCGATCACAACGTCCGGGAAACCTTAGGAATATGCCAATATGCTTATATTGTTAATGAAGGTGAAGTGATTGCTAAAGGTAAACCCCAGGAAATTCTTGATAATGAACAAGTAAAGGAAGTGTATTTGGGGTACAATTTTTATCTTTAA